The Thalassophryne amazonica chromosome 6, fThaAma1.1, whole genome shotgun sequence genome includes a region encoding these proteins:
- the LOC117511993 gene encoding nuclear factor 7, ovary-like: MAARSEEDLCCPVCCQLFKDPVLLSCSHSFCKDCVKNWWRKNLINACPVCNQVSEDEPRCNLSLKNVCDSFMKESDQRRPSGPESVCSQHSEKLKLFCLDHQQPVCVICRDSKTHSEHRFRPIDEAAKDVREELQESLKTFQEKLKLFEEVQGYFEKTAEHIKVQAQHTEKQIKERFEKLRQFLEEEEEVRLAALKEEEKQKSQMMKEKIEALNREIAALSDTIRTTEEELGAEDVSFLLNYRTAEERVQQHPLPDDPQVDSGSLIDMAKHLGNLTFNIWNKMKDMVSYTPVVLDQNSAHPELILSEDLTSVKCGCRQKLPENPERFDCFITVIGSEGFNSGIQSWNVEVGDNPAWAVGVIAESGQRKGDKLSEYWEVALNDGKYTTFSPTRNSTVLSVKMFKRIRVDLDWNGRKLSFSDPESNKCIHAFRHTFTDRLFPYISTGSAEPLTISPVELSVRTEQEGLK, encoded by the coding sequence ATGGCTGCAAGGTCAGAGGAGGATCTGTGTTGTCCTGTCTGCTGTCAGCTCTTCAAAGATCCTGTTCTTTTGTCATGTAGCCACAGCTTCTGCAAAGACTGTGTGAAGAACTGGTGGAGGAAGAATCTAATAAACGCGTGTCCAGTTTGTAATCAGGTTTCAGAAGATGAACCTCGTTGTAACTTAAGTTTAAAGAACGTGTGTGATTCCTTCATGAAGGAAAGCGATCAGAGACGTCCATCAGGACCTGAGTCTGTCTGCAGTCAGCACTCTGAGAAACTCAAACTCTTCTGTTTGGACCATCAGCAGCCAGTTTGTGTCATCTGTCGAGATTCAAAAACTCACAGCGAGCACAGATTCAGACCCATCGATGAAGCTGCTAAGGATGTTAGAGAGGAGCTTCAGGAATCGTTGAAAACATTCCAGGAAAAACTGAAGCTCTTTGAAGAAGTTCAAGGATACTTTGAGAAAACAGCAGAACACATTAAGGTCCAGGCCCAACACACAGAGAAGCAGATTAAGGAGAGGTTTGAGAAGCTTCGTCAGTttctggaagaagaagaagaggtcaggctggctgctctgaaggaGGAAGAGAAGCAGAAGAGTCAGATGATGAAGGAGAAGATTGAGGCTCTGAACAGAGAGATAGCAGCTCTTTCAGACACAATaagaaccacagaagaagagctgGGAGCTGAAGATGTCTCATTCCTGCTCAACTACAGGACTGCAGAGGAAAGAGTCCAGCAGCACCCCCTGCCAGATGATCCACAGGTGGACTCTGGAAGTCTAATAGACATGGCTAAACACCTGGGCAATCTGACTTTCAACATCTGGAACAAGATGAAGGACATGGTCTCCTACACTCCAGTGGTTTTGGATCAAAACTCTGCTCATCCAGAACTGATCCTCTCTGAAGATCTGACAAGTGTGAAATGTGGCTGCAGACAGAAGcttccagaaaacccagagaggTTTGACTGTTTTATCACTGTGATTGGTTCTGAGGGTTTTAATTCAGGAATTCAGAGCTGGAATGTTGAAGTTGGAGACAATCCTGCCTGGGCTGTGGGGGTGATAGCTGAGTCTGGCCAAAGGAAGGGAGACAAACTATCAGAATATTGGGAAGTAGCATTAAATGATGGCAAATACACAACATTCTCCCCAACACGTAACTCCACCGTTCTCTCAGTGAAGATGTTCAAAAGGATCAGAGTGGATCTGGATTGGAATGGAAGAAAACTGTCCTTCTCTGATCCAGAGTCTAACAAATGCATACACGCATTCAGACACACTTTTACTGACAGACTGTTTCCTTACATCAGCACTGGAAGTGCAGAACCACTGACGATATCACCAGTAGaactcagtgtaagaacagaacaGGAAGGTCTGAAATAA
- the tssc4 gene encoding protein TSSC4 encodes MSDLDKLPASADVAVTDDLTAGGDVEPEAFPESSPSVPQVDEHNSSDDEDDGEVEIAVPAAAQRVGTSFCLKGGSAGFSSRSHCIFDSLDTVAKLTASGLEQVDGVFARPLPPVNKKSRQSPSICSRPLPTEKRAVPDYMVHPERWTYYNLEDVAETSDRSNSRVAHQFLASLKRKNEQEPETVPNTCSPQQKMIFSRPSRPGKEQSAEKLSAVKDNKKGMHLSHLEEEEDEEVAGKEREEATTINECRYKDIDKTKQKEDCINHEEQEDDLQKVATTVRQPDETENKRGQPKKDPEEDEGKKKEQASTGFVSFRKMNQKNYRRGSEHGDA; translated from the coding sequence ATGAGTGACCTTGACAAACTACCAGCGAGTGCAGATGTCGCTGTGACAGATGACCTCACAGCAGGTGGTGATGTTGAGCCTGAAGCGTTCCCAGAGAGCTCACCCTCTGTCCCACAAGTAGATGAACATAATTCAtcagatgatgaagatgatggggAAGTTGAGATTGCTGTTCCCGCTGCAGCGCAGAGAGTCGGGACTTCTTTCTGTTTGAAGGGGGGGAGCGCTGGTTTCTCGTCTCGCAGTCACTGTATCTTTGACAGCTTGGAcactgtagccaagctgacaGCTTCTGGTCTGGAGCAGGTAGATGGCGTGTTTGCTCGGCCTTTACCTCCAGTCAACAAGAAGTCACGCCAGTCTCCATCTATCTGCAGTAGGCCGCTGCCCACAGAAAAAAGAGCTGTACCAGACTACATGGTGCATCCAGAGCGCTGGACCTACTATAACTTGGAGGACGTGGCAGAGACAAGTGACCGCTCCAACAGCAGGGTGGCTCATCAGTTCTTGGCCAGTCTAAAGAGGAAAAATGAGCAAGAGCCTGAAACTGTTCCAAACACCTGTAGCCCTCAACAGAAAATGATCTTCTCTAGGCCCAGCCGGCCAGGGAAGGAACAGTCTGCTGAAAAGCTGTCGGCTGTTAAAGACAACAAGAAAGGGATGCATCTCAGCCAcctggaggaagaggaggatgagGAAGTGGCAGGCAAGGAGAGAGAGGAGGCCACAACAATTAATGAGTGCAGATACAAAGATATTGACAAGACCAAACAAAAAGAAGACTGTATTAATCATGAAGAGCAGGAGGATGACTTACAAAAAGTGGCAACGACTGTCAGACAACCAgatgaaacagaaaacaaaagggGGCAACCAAAAAAGGATCCAGAGGAGGATGAGGGAAAGAAGAAAGAACAGGCCAGCACTGGGTTTGTTTCCTTTAGGAAGATGAACCAGAAGAACTACAGGAGAGGTTCAGAGCATGGTGACGCTTGA